From a single Lolium rigidum isolate FL_2022 chromosome 7, APGP_CSIRO_Lrig_0.1, whole genome shotgun sequence genomic region:
- the LOC124671643 gene encoding serine carboxypeptidase-like 18, producing MAGWLPLLLCLFFSVGVSTRQRALAGVASSSKIVTSLPGFPGRLPFHLERGYVEVDEDNGLNSAELFYYFVESEAGSENSPFLLWPTGGDHCSVLSGLVLEIGPFQFVAEPYNGTVPSLEINPYSWTKVANILFVDTPVGVGFSFSRKPEGYNVGEISTSLQLHELLLQWFIDHPKFLASRLYIGGDSYVGKIVPFIAQKISKGIEAGRSPILNLKVTIIIHG from the exons ATGGCGGGGTGGCTGCCCTTGCTGCTCTGCCTCTTCTTCTCGGTCGGAGTCAGCACGCGGCAGCGCGCCCTCGCCGGCGTCGCATCCAGCTCCAAGATTGTGACCAGCCTCCCTGGGTTCCCCGGCCGCCTTCCCTTCCACCTCGAGAGAGG GTATGTGGAGGTGGACGAGGACAACGGC cttaacagcgCCGAGCTGTTTTACTACTTCGTGGAGTCCGAGGCCGGCAGTGAGAATTCCCCTTTCCTTCTCTGGCCCACCGGGGGCGACCACTGCTCGGTACTCAGCGGCCTCGTCTTGGAGATCG GTCCATTCCAATTCGTCGCAGAGCCTTACAATGGCACTGTGCCTAGCCTGGAAATCAATCCTTACTCATGGACGAAG GTGGCAAATATCCTATTTGTGGATACACCGGTTGGGGTAGGGTTTTCCTTTTCTAGGAAACCCGAAGGATACAATGTGGGGGAAATATCTACCTCATTGCAGCTCCATGAACTACTTCTCCAG TGGTTCATTGACCATCCCAAGTTCCTCGCAAGCCGCCTCTACATCGGGGGAGACTCGTATGTTGGAAAAATTGTACCTTTTATAGCTCAGAAGATTTCAAAAG GTATCGAAGCTGGAAGGAGCCCCATCCTTAATCTCAAGGTAACCATCATAATTCATGGATAG